The Apium graveolens cultivar Ventura chromosome 6, ASM990537v1, whole genome shotgun sequence genome contains a region encoding:
- the LOC141668055 gene encoding putative B3 domain-containing protein At5g66980, whose product MENYKGKMPNAVTLKDLSGRCWQAEIEQTKEGNFICNGWERFVIDKSVDLGSFFVLRYVERTSSFVVKIFDPTGIKTEDLACVKIEDEDAEEQTDSVQRQSPEGVKQSKSSPSRGSNLEKKRKFVEPTEHAPTENPCFRANSRPSTPYTLYVPRKLLVEHCITLNKNMNLLDHSGKVWPVVISHLRDGRTVIRQGWKDFLEYYDLDSKKDEMDVEIIRRRGSDCKELKVHIIKRVTPRRRGRPRDRKDNKPRGPGRPRKMTPSFQIQAIR is encoded by the exons ATGGAGAATTACAAAGGAAAAATGCCGAATGCGGTTACCCTTAAAGATCTGTCTGGAAGATGTTGGCAAGCAGAAATTGAACAAACTAAGGAGGGAAATTTCATCTGCAATGGCTGGGAACGCTTTGTAATCGATAAATCAGTTGACTTGGGAAGCTTTTTTGTTTTAAGGTATGTTGAAAGAACGTCATCCTTTGTTGTGAAAATATTTGATCCAACTGGAATCAAAACCGAAGATTTAGCTTGTGTAAAGATAGAAGACGAGGATGCAGAAGAGCAAACGGACTCTGTGCAGAGACAAA GTCCTGAAGGAGTGAAGCAATCTAAGTCATCACCTAGTAGGGGGTCAAACCTTGAAAAAAAGCGGAAGTTCGTTGAACCAACTGAACATGCTCCTACAGAAAATCCTTGCTTCCGTGCAAACTCTAGACCTTCAACACCATACACGTTG TATGTTCCTCGTAAACTGCTTGTCGAGCATTGCATCACACTGAACAAAAACATGAACCTGCTTGATCATAGTGGGAAGGTGTGGCCAGTGGTTATTTCCCACCTAAGAGATGGGCGGACAGTCATTAGACAGGGTTGGAAAGATTTCTTGGAATACTACGATTTGGACAGCAAAAAGGACGAGATGGACGTGGAGATTATACGTAGAAGGGGCAGCGACTGCAAAGAATTGAAGGTACATATCATCAAACGTGTAACACCTAGACGTCGTGGAAGGCCAAGGGATCGTAAAGATAACAAGCCAAGAGGCCCTGGAAGGCCAAGAAAAATGACGCCATCCTTCCAAATACAAGCCATCAGATAG